Part of the Triticum aestivum cultivar Chinese Spring chromosome 4D, IWGSC CS RefSeq v2.1, whole genome shotgun sequence genome is shown below.
AATGCGCTGCTCACCGCCTACGCGCGCCGGGCCAGGGATTCGTCgtgcgccggcgaggcggcggagatTCTTGAGCTGTTTGCGCGCATGGTCTCATCGACGGTCCCGCCAAACGAGATCacgctcgtcgccgtcgtcggcgcATGCGGGGAGCTCGGCGCTCTCGGGCACGGCCTGTGGGCGCACGCGTATGCTCTCAAGCGCAGGCTGACCGTGAACTGTTACGTGGCCACCGCGCTCGTGGAGATGTACACCAGGTGCGGCAAAATGGACCTGGCCGAGCAGGTGTTCGCTGGCGTTACGGACATGGACACATGCTGCTACAATGCCATGCTCCAGGGCTTGGCATTCCATGGGCATGGCCGAGTTGCCCTCACCTTGTTTGACAGGATGTGTGCCGAGGGCTTCCCGGTTGATAGCGTCACGGTGCTGGCGGTGATGTGCGCGTGCGCCCACGCTGGGTTGGTGGATGAAGGGCAGTGGCTCTTCGACAGAATGGAGATTCAGTTTGGGGTCACACCGAGGATTGAGCATTATGGATGCATGGTTGACATACTGGGCCGAGCTGGTCATCTTGATGTTGCCGAGAAGCTTATCCGAGGGATGGACATTACGCCGAACGCCGCAATGTACAGGTCTTTGATACGGGCATGTGGGATTCATGGCAAGCTAGAAATTGGGGAGAGGATGATCCAAGAGCTGATGAGGCTCGAGCCAGAGCACAGTGGAAATTATGTCCTGCTGTCCAACTTCTACGCGAGAATGAAACTATGGGAGGACGcaaagaaggcgaggaaggagatgAAGGCCATGGGCATTGACAAGAGCCCCGGGTCAAGCCTCCTTGacatcaatggtgttctccatGAATTCTTGATGGGTGACAAGACACACCCTGCCTCAAGGGAGATATACGCCATGATTCAAGAGATCCAAGCCAGATTGAAGGAATGCGGGCACCGGCCGAGCACCACGGCTGTGATGTTCAACGTCGAGGAGGAGGACAAAGTAGGTGCGCTGTCCTACCACAGCGAGAGGCTCGCCATTGCCTTCGCCCTGATCGCCTCCTCTCCGGGTGCGCCCATCAGGATCATCAAGAACCTCCGGGTGTGCAGTGATTGTCACGAGAGCACGAAGCTCGTCTCCCGGGTGTATGGAAGGGAGATCATCATGAGGGACCGCACCCGGTTCCATCACTTCAGAGATGGCCATTGCTCATGTGGAGATTTCTGGTGACTGGTCATTAGCTGTTTGCCATGTGCATAAGAATGTGTTGTAGATTCGTGTTCCTACTTGTTCTGTGTCCTACTCCAGACTGGACGATGGACGGCGTCGTGAACACGAAGCAGCCGGAACCAGCGGTTGGCGACGGCGTTGAAGTCTGCAAAGAACCCTCAAGAACCAAGACTAGCCCCGGAAGAACAAGGTAAAAATCCTAATTTTCTAGTATAATGTTCCAATGTCAAGTGTCAaggatgagattcaaatgataatttGCTGGGGCCTTATGCAGTATACTGAATTTATGTTTTATGATTTAGTCAATAGCCAAGGAATGTTATTGATAGATTCATTGGGATGGGACACGGAGTTTGATTACGCAATAGTTGTAACCCAGCGAAGTGAGGTTTTATGGCCAATCAAACTGTATGGGTATGCCATGTGAGCATTCAGTGGTGGAGCTACCAAAGAAAAGCTGGGCGGGCCACAGAGTAGAAACAGTGCTATCAAATTGGAAATCAGTGCATTGTTGTGTGCTGGGCTTCATACAATTATTATTTTTGCTTCGGTCCTGGGAGGGCCATGGTCCATCCGGCCTTGCCGTAGCTCCGCCGGTGTTAGCATTACAACAACATGCTCAGCTCATGAATATGCCACAGATGTTCGTCTGTCAATCAGTTGATGTGAGGCTGTGCCTTGTTCTGAATTTAGTAAGATATGAAATTTCTGACTACAAATTTACAATTGCTTGGTGTATGCTCCAAAGGTttaatgttgtttgcattaaaagCCAGCATGTTGACAGGTGTTGCCATTTGCCTGCTTGCGTGTGAAGAGGAAaacacacaaattcaaattttAACAACAAGGGCAGGAGGTTTGCCCAAGCTGTGTATATAAGCAGGGAGTTGAGGGGCAGGACTGCAGGAAGACTCAGTTTCAGTCATCTACGCGAAGGTGTAGTTGGAGCAAGATCAAGTTTTAGTGGGAGGAGAAATAGAGTGAATGGCTCCGACCGAGTTATCTAGCACCTCCTCTGCGGTTACGCGTCTCAGAACATACTCCTGATGATGGTGGATTAACAGCTGTAAGTTCAGAACATTAGCTTGGTTCCTGTATATTCTCTATTTATATTTTGTAACCTGAAAGTGCCGTGACGGTGCAGGAAGCGGATGCGTCCGAATCG
Proteins encoded:
- the LOC123096549 gene encoding pentatricopeptide repeat-containing protein At5g43790 codes for the protein MIPNQPMAQMSPDAVPSRHPLAADPLPALRRLRAAAPRVFGQLHALLLTSGLALHSPNFTLLLRLASSSVPSLSHRLQLLLCSPLPPTAFLANSLLLAHLPSAPPLYSLLFLASPPLLRPNEFTYPALLRASPPRTALALATHSLKFLGAGAASSDRVLGSALLDAFARCGRIASCRRVFDRIAEPDLPAWNALLTAYARRARDSSCAGEAAEILELFARMVSSTVPPNEITLVAVVGACGELGALGHGLWAHAYALKRRLTVNCYVATALVEMYTRCGKMDLAEQVFAGVTDMDTCCYNAMLQGLAFHGHGRVALTLFDRMCAEGFPVDSVTVLAVMCACAHAGLVDEGQWLFDRMEIQFGVTPRIEHYGCMVDILGRAGHLDVAEKLIRGMDITPNAAMYRSLIRACGIHGKLEIGERMIQELMRLEPEHSGNYVLLSNFYARMKLWEDAKKARKEMKAMGIDKSPGSSLLDINGVLHEFLMGDKTHPASREIYAMIQEIQARLKECGHRPSTTAVMFNVEEEDKVGALSYHSERLAIAFALIASSPGAPIRIIKNLRVCSDCHESTKLVSRVYGREIIMRDRTRFHHFRDGHCSCGDFW